TAATCGCGTCGACGACCATAATCGCGTCGGTCTTGCGTACCACATCGGCGATACCCTTGACATCGAACGCCACCGCAGTGGAGGTTTCGCTGTATTCGGTGTATACCGCTTTGGTATCGGGATTAGCCTTGAGGGCATCCGCGACCGCGGCGGGTTTGACATCCTTACCGTACTCATTCTTGAGTTCGACCACTTCGACACCGTAGGCCGTACAAATCTCGGCAAAACGTTCGCCGAACTTACCGGCGGAAATTACGATCGCTTTATCGCCTTTTGATAAGAAGTTGGTTACGGAGGCTTCCATCGCGCCGGTACCTGATGAGGTAAAGGTGACGACGGGATTTTTTGTCTTGAATACCTGTTTCAGTAATTCCGCGTTCTCAGCGACAATCGCGTCGAACTGAGGGGTTCTGTGATGAATGAGGGGTTTTGACATCTCACTCAGGATTTCCGCTGGAACCGCCGTGGGCCCCGGAGCGCATAAGAACTTCTTCACGAGCATGAGTTTCCTCCGCATGTTATTTATCCGATAGGTTCGGAACTTCGAAATATTTTATAATATCGGGGCGGGAATGTCAAATTAAACGGGGTTTCAGTCAGGTCCGCATCCATACCGGCAGGGCAATAGAGTATCGGTCATACACGTTATTCCTTAAAACGCGACACTTTATCGAGAAGTTCGAGACGGTTCTTTATGCCCAGCTTCCGGTAGATATTCCGTACATGGGTTTTTACCGTCAGTTCGGAGATGAAGAGTTTTTTACCCGTCTCCTTGTTCGATAAGCCCTTGCATAAGTATTTCATAATTTCGGCTTCTCTTTCGCTCAGGCCGTATTTTTTTGTCATTCCCGGGTTGTCGAACGATGTGCCGGAGATCTCCATCGGTTTGACGGTAAAACGGGTGAAACCGTAGAGAATCACCGCAATATTGGCTAGTATAAAAAGGAGCGGGATTGGCAAACTATATCCCTGTGAAACCGGTTGAACCAGAAAAAAACGTCCCGACAATTCCAGGAAATAGTAGTACAGCATTGCCATCGGTGAGATGACTAAAAAGATATTGGATATACGAATCATATTCTTATCATCTAAAAACTTTCTCTTGGTAAATATTCTCCGGTATGTCCAGATGAATTGAGCGGAGAGAATGAAATTGAACGCGTAGTATCCCCATAAAGGAGTTCGCGTAGCGGGTATTTCAAAAACGGGGCTGAAAATAATAAGAGTGTACAGGATTTGCAGAACTCCGCTGCCGATCCACCTCCATCGTTGAAGCGGACGATAAACTAAATAGCTGAATAAAAGGTAAACTATGGATATTATCAGGGATAAGAGCAGATAAACCATCCGCTTCAATAGGTAGATTTGGCTTTCGGTAATAGTCCATCCTAGATTGATTCCTTCACGGAACGCTATAACAATACTGAGATGAACGATTAATACGAATTGGAGGGCGATAAAAAACGCCAAATCCCTGATTTTAAATCTCAGGCAGATGAAAATCGACATAAATAGAACAATGAACCCCACGACCACTGAGGTAAGATGAACCGCTAAAAGTAAAACCGCCATACCCTATTCCAGATATATATTTATTTATTATACCGATATTTATGAAAAAATGTAAGAAATAGGGCGGTCGGTATCAATCCTTAAAAAGCGATACTTTATCGAGAAGTTCGAGCCTGTTTTTTACTCCGAGCTTCTGGTAGATATTCCGGACATGAGTTTTTACGGTCAGGTCGGAGATGAATAACTGTTCCCCGATTTCACGGTTGGAATAACCCAGACAGAGGCGCGCGATAATTTCCGTTTCGCGTTCGCTGAGATGGAATTCCTTACTGATTTTCGGCGCGGTGATTTTTATTACCGGGAATACGATTGTTTTCGCCGTAAAATAATGATTGGCGAAACCCATGATGACAATATTCCATAATATAAACAGCAGAGAATGAAGGATATTTATGCCTGAAATCTTGCTATCGAATTCCAGAAAAAATTGGTTATAGTCCTTGATAATCTGAATTCCGGCGGCGGCTATCAGAAACAGGGAAAAAATAAAAACCGTTCGGGAAACCCTCGGGTCATTGATTTTTTTATAATGGATCAGCATATCGCAGAAAGTATAGATGAATACCATTAAAAGGATCGCCCAAAAAATATAGTAGCCGCCCGATGGGGTATTGGAAACCGCATCGATAAAGTACGGGCTCGCTACAATAAAAGTATTGATAGTAAAAAGGGCGATAGCGGTGATTAAATAGACCGGCTTTTTTTCTTTTAATAAAACGTAACGAAAGAACATTTCGATACCGGTATTAATGAGGATCAGAAATATATAAAGCGCGTTTTCAAACCAGAAAGGGGTCTTTCCGGTAATAATCCACCCGAAAAATTCACCCCTACGGTAGACTAGGTCTATGATGAAATAAACCACCAATAGCATCTGAATCACCGCATAATAGCCGGCTTCTTTGATGCGGAACTTGAATGCGATGATCGAGGCAAAAATCAGGACGATGATTCCTATAATAATTGAGATCAGGTGGACAGTCAACTGAAAAACAGGCATATCATTTCCAATTATTTTTATGTATATTATAATATATAAAATAAAAAACCGGAATAGAATAAAGGGAGAAGTAATGAAAACGACGATTGCTTTCTTAATTCTGCATGAATTCTTACAGGGAATCCATTTCTTCGGAATCCTGCCGTTCTGGGGAGACCAGCCGTACTATATTATCGAACGCGCTATATTAATCGCATGCATGGCCGCCGCCCCGGTTTTCCTGATAATAGTTCAGCGACTCATCATCGATAAAAAGAAAGAGGCGGCCGCGGCTAAGGTGATTTCGATTATCGCGGCGGTGGTTTTCATCGCCGCCCTCGCGGTATTCCTGTACGAGCCCTTCGTTAGGTACAAGGACCTCGACGACCCGCACGGCGACTACCATATCGCCTACGCGTTCGATATCCTGCTTCCGCTCCTGTTCGCGTCCATCCTGACGGCGATAGCCCGTAAAGGAGCGACTCTAGCGAATGCGCTGTGCTATATTCCTTACGCGCTATGGACTGTGCTTGCGGTCATTTCGGAGCTTCTCCCCAAACCGACCTATCTCGGTTGATTCCCGCACTCCTTGAGACAGCCGACTACCTAAAAAATCATCATATGGAAATATATCCAAGTATTTCAGTATTATTCAAAAAGTTGATATTTATCCTGTAAAATCCGAGAATAAACAGAGGTAAAAATGAGACTGAGCAAACCGGGTGTTTTCATTATAACATTCATCGTATTTATCATCCCTACGGCCGTCTTTCCGATGATGACGCTGTTCCGGGCGGAGATCGGCAAGACCGAGCTCCTTCTCGAATTCGACCCGTACTATATGCCCCTCGGATGGATCATCCCGTTAACAGGCGACCCGGTGCCGGTACTGGAACTGGAGCACGAGGAGCAGGTGTACTGGTATCTCCTCGGCAGGTTGTTCTCGTTCCAGACGGTCGTGCTGGAGGTGAGCGCGTACCCGTTACCCCTCCTCGGCGCGGGCATCCGGGCATGGGCGCCGGAGTTCTATAAAGCGTGCACCATTTTCCCGGGATTCAACCTGGTCGAATCCCTCACCACCTCCTATTTCCAGGAGCCCTACGCGGCGTCGCTCTTCTGGGGGCAGGTCGTGAATTTCACCACAGCCAAAGACACCTATATCCAGATCATCAGCAATAAAGTGGTGACCAATGTTTATGCAGGCAACGCCTATTCCGGGCTGTTGTTCACCTACGGCAGCCACCATATCAACCATAATCTCCTGATCCCCGACGACTGGCTCGAGATCGAGGTGAAGGTGAAGGGTACGCGCTATAACGAAAATATCGAGATGTCGTGGAATTACCGTTTCGGCGAGCGCCTCAACTTCAACCCGGAGATCAAGTCGTATCTCTACTTCTGGGTCAAGCGCGACCATCTGGACAAGTCCCTGTCGAGCTTCAGCCTCATCTATAACTGTTTCCTCGAGGCGTTCATCTGGTTCAGCACGGACGACTGGAAGTTTATGAAGGCGATGGTGATGTACGGGAAGAATTTCCCGGTCGCCGACGGGAAACTCGTGCTGGGGATCGGATTGGGCGTAATATGGAATATTACCCCGATGTACACCGGGTCGCTGTACGACAGCGAGTGGACGGAGTTTCAGTTATTGGTGGTGCCGATCATCCGGTTTTAGAGGGATTCTATTATTTTATCACATTCATCAATCACATATTGCGGTACTAATTGATACTTGCTAGGATTTAAATGAAAAATATAGTTATATTCAATATGGAATGATTCATTAATGAACTTCTGAAATATATTTGAATTTATTCTATCATCTTTATTTTCAAAAACGATTCGATAGATATGCAATTTTTCATAATTATTTGAAGAAGAAAAATATATATGTTTCATCTGAGAATCATCTTTTACAATTTTTAGGAATTTATAATAGTCAAAATTTTTAATATCGTTTTGTATATGTTCATTTCCAGTATTTCATGAGTGTTAGCCGGCATAATATTGTAATGAGAGTAAAAATAGGTTTATATATATGATATTTTATAAATATATTTGACTATAATAACATAAATGAATATATTTTGTTATATGTATTAAGAGGGATAATGACAAAAAACAAAAAAGATTACATCGAACTTCATCTAAAATTATCTGCTGAGATATTAAAAAATGAACAGTTACAGGAAGAAAACTCTCGCCTTAAAGAGCAAGGGGAAAATTTAAGAATACTATATATTACCACTTTAGAACAAGTAACAAGAATAGAAAACAATCTGGAAGAAAAGATAAAAAAAACCGGTGGAGAACTGAGTGAAGAATCAGCTTGTATAAACGAGAATGTAAGAGATCTCCATGAAAAATATGCCCAGCAATTTGAAATAAACGAGCAGCTTTTAGAAGAAATAAAATTCCTCAAAAAGGATAACGAGAAATTAAGGTTATTATTTGTCAGTACAACTGAGTTTTCATCTGATATGGAAAACGAACAGGATGTAAAATATATCGAAGCCAATCGTCAGGCTATCACCGATCCCCTTACCGGTATTTATAATCGTGTAAAATTCGACAAGGCTGTGCTCCAAGAAATTGAAAAAATGAAAAAAAGCGATTATCAGTTTCATATTATCATGTTTGATATCGACCGCTTTAAGCAAATTAATGACACCTATGGGCATGAGGCTGGAGATAAGGTACTGCTGGGGATTACCGGAATAGTAAACAAGTTAATCAGAAAGAACGATATCTTTGCCCGTTGGGGCGGGGAGGAGTTTATGATCCTCCTGCCGGATACGGATAAAAACTCGGCGGATACAATATCGGAACGTACCCGTTCTAAGATAGAAACTGCTGTCTTTGAATTGGACGGTCAGGTTACATGCAGTTTCGGTGTGACCGAGTACCGGCCTCATGAATCCGTGTCGACGTTTATTAAACGTGTGGATAAAGCAATGTATCAGGCAAAACATCAAGGGAGAAACAGGGTCGTATCCTTATAGAACGATTCTGAATCAATTTATGTGGTGTTATTTCGGAGAAGAATCCAGAGGAGGTTCCAATGGATGAGAAAATGAGACTGGAAATGGGCGAAGTAGCCGGCATTATAGGGAATACATGGAAAGGCTGTGCTATTTCAGCAGGAGTAACAGCGGGCTTTTTTAACAAGCTCTCCCGAGATGAATCTATTACATCTGAAAAGTTGGCATCGTCCCTGAATTTCGATCAGGAAAAAGTGGAAAAATGGATTTATTTTGCACTATTGAACGGGATTGTTGAAAAAAAGAATGACGGATACATCCTGACTTCCATCGGCGGGTATTTTGCTCCAGAATCTCCCGCGAAGGATCTTTATGGTTTCGTTCAGCTAACCTCATATTATTTAAACGCGGCGATGAACGCAAAAGAAACGTTCAAGAAAAATCTAAGCCTCGAAGCATTGACCGAAGGAAAGGTCAGCAGGGATTATCAGCCTAAAGTAAGCGATAATCTGTCTGCATCACTGTTGGAACATCTGAAAAATAACAATGTAAAAGACGGGGATACTCTTCTGGATATCGGTTCCGGTAACGGGAGTTTCCTGAGAAGTCTTCATGAAGCGATGCCTAATATGGAACTGACCGGCCTCGATACCAATCTTTTTTCCATCGAGTTGGGCCGTAAGGAGATCGCAAGACTCGAAATATCGGATAAAGTAAAATTATTAGTCGGGGATGCAATGAGCGATCTGGACGATTATGCGGACGGATCCTATGAATGGGTTACCTGTATCAATGTATTTCATTTTTACCCGGTGGAAAAACGTCAGAAGCTTATTGACGATCTGATTCGTGTCGCGAAGAAAGGCGTGTTTTTTACAGAAGGGATTATTGAAAAAGCCCCGATGATGTCCAGCGCAAATATCCTGATGGGGCTGCTTTGGAATGATTTTACCGGATTCTTCAAACAACAGGAAACAGATGAAATAGATGATGTACTCAGTAAGAAATATGATCACTATAAAGTGGAGAAGAATCTAATCGTACAGGGTGTGGCTTACCTGGTGGCCATTATTAAGTAATGATGATGAAGGAGCTGGTATCGATATGAGTAAAAATCCGCTCTTGGGTTTTCTTGATAATCTGCTGAACCTCGGCGTAAGCAGTAAGGATGAAATCCAGAAGGTACGCCTAATTAGACAGGTGAACGGACTGAATATTTTCTATATATTTCTTGCGTTGGGAATCGGCCTGCTTACGATATTCGTAACAAAAAACTCCTTCCTTCTATCGATGATCCAGTTTGTAGCCGCGCTTTTATATCTCATAAATTATATCCTGAACAGCAGGGGTAATTTGAGGTTAGCAAGCATATTGACGATACACATTTTCGAGTGGCATCTCTTTTTAGCAATGATACTGACGTTTTCTTGGAACAGCCCCATTATCTATATATTGGTACTCCATCCCTTATTGGCCGCGTTGGTGGAAGTCTCGCTATTCCGACATCTGATTATCAGCCTGTCCCAGGGACTGATCCTGTTTGGGTTGAATTTCTTTGTACCCGGCTTTCAAGTCGAGGTTAACAAATTGTTCATTCTCGATGCAGCGTCGATGGAAGTAATGAAGATTTTATCGGTTTTTGTCATTCCTATTATGGCAGCTGTTATTATCAACATCATCTATCAGGAGAATGTGCGTGCGCGCGCGAAACAAAAAATGTTGACTGACGAATTGTCGGATGCCAATAAGCAACTGGGTCAGTATGCATCCCAACTCGAAGACGAGGCATCGCGTCTGCGTGTCGAACTTCAGGTCGCGAAAAAACTACAGACAATGGTTCTCCCTTCCCCTGAAGAAATATCCGAAATAGGCGAGTTGGAAATCGCATGTATTATGCGGCCAGCTGATGAGGTTGGGGGAGATTACTACGATATAATAAAAATGGGGGAACGGGTCATTATTGCGTTCGGAGATGTGACAGGTCACGGACTCCACTCGGGAATTATTATGATGATGGCGCAAACGGCTATCAGGACATTAGCTGAAAATAATCAGGAAAAACCCTCGAAACTGATATCGGTACTCAATCGTATCCTATATTCGAATATTAATCGCATAAAAGAAGAAAAGAACATGACGCTATGTGTGATGTTTTATTCCCCCGGGGGACATTATATCCTTTCGGGCCAACATGAATCATTGATTCTTTACAGGAATGACGGAAAACTGGAATATATCGATACCATGGATCTCGGTTACTATGTAGGTATGCTGCCGGATATCGATGAAATGCTGAAAAACTACGAATTCACACTTGCCCCCGGGGAAGTGATGATTATTTATTCCGACGGTATCACTGAGGCGGAAAACTCCGAAGGCGAGCAGTTCGGATTGGAACGGCTGGAAAAGATTTTGCAGAAGCACAGGGGAAAGAGTGCTGAGAAAATAAAGTATGAAATTATAAAATCTGTATATAATTTCATGGAAGGAACGGAAATGTATGATGATATTTCCTTGATTGTACTAAAACAAAAATAGTCGGGGAACCAAATGAGGTTACAAGTGGAAAAAAAAGAGACTTTCGGGAACTATATTGATTTCCAACATATTTTAGAAATTAAGTCTAAAGTGAATATCGCCATATCACCCAGCGACCTCGGTGGATTTTGGTCGCGTTGCGGGATAACCGCGGATTTCGGGGCATCCTTCCTGTCGTTAAAAACTTCTAACCGCGCGCAGATAAAGAACTCGCTGTCGTTTATCCTGAACGAATTAGTGGAGAACGCGGTAAAATATTCGTTAAGCCAGAAGTATTTTCTTTCTATCGTATTGCTGGAATATGACGATAAAATACTATTCGAGGTTGGAAATTTTATCGATAAAAACCTGTATGATAAATTTAAATTCCATATTGATAATTTTCTCCTGATTGAGAATATCGAAGAAAAATATATCGAGTTATTAAGTTCGAGCGACACGGATGTAAAAGAATCGTTGATCGGGATTATGACAATAGTAAATATTTATCACCCTATGCTGGGTATTGAATTTGAAGAAACAAATGAAAAGGGCATCTATAAAGTCAAGGTCCAGGTAACTGTAAATCCTATGGAGCTTTAAAAATGAAAATGGAAGGCGATAGCTACAAAATCTGGTTCGATCATACCAATAATACTATCTACTTCGATGGGTCTCTTCGTTTATGGGACCCGTCCGAATACCAGAAAATTAAGCAGTTTATGCTGGATGTGCATGATTTGAATATCACTGAGTTATACCTTAATTTCGTGAAACTGGATTTCCTGAACAGTTCGGGGATAAGCATGCTTTGCAAATTCATCTTTGAAGTAAAAAGAATAAATAAACTTACCCTATATGTGGTGGGAAATAAAGAGATACTGTGGATGAAAAAATCGTTCGAAAACCTGTTGAAACTTTGGGACAAGATTGTATTGGTATTCGAATAATGTTTGTTTGATGTCGTATTTCACATGAACAAGCCCAATAATATGACTTTTCAGATGATTTAATCTTGCTTTACATAATCCTGCTTATCGGTGCTTTTAGTACCAAATGATGTTGAACGGTTCACTACATGGGTAACACTTTAGTTTCACGACATAGGTTAAACTTTTCGGTCTTTATAAAGGGCTATTTTTATTATTCAATAAGAAATACTACATCACACCAAGAAAAGCCATTATAGAGGCCGATTCAAGCACTATTTTCATATTACTTAAAGGCGATTTGGTTCAGTGCTTCGATAAAATACTCTTTTGACCAAACCTCTGTTTTACTCTGATCTGCGATAAACGGTCGAATATCGGACTTCGCCTGATCGATATCAACTTGCTCTATCCGGCTTTGTAATAGTTTACGAATATGCTCTTCATTCCTTTCAGAATGATTTGTAATTTCACCGGTCTGTACCAGTCTGGAAATCAGGTGCTTCAAATTGACTGGAACCCCTTTTCCGACAAACCAGATAAAATCATACCAGTCCCTACCCTTGACACGCTTTCCCCATTTCCTGGCAATCAGCGCGTGAAGCTTACCGGCGAACATGGAAGATAAAGCGAAAG
Above is a genomic segment from Brevinematales bacterium containing:
- a CDS encoding methyltransferase domain-containing protein gives rise to the protein MDEKMRLEMGEVAGIIGNTWKGCAISAGVTAGFFNKLSRDESITSEKLASSLNFDQEKVEKWIYFALLNGIVEKKNDGYILTSIGGYFAPESPAKDLYGFVQLTSYYLNAAMNAKETFKKNLSLEALTEGKVSRDYQPKVSDNLSASLLEHLKNNNVKDGDTLLDIGSGNGSFLRSLHEAMPNMELTGLDTNLFSIELGRKEIARLEISDKVKLLVGDAMSDLDDYADGSYEWVTCINVFHFYPVEKRQKLIDDLIRVAKKGVFFTEGIIEKAPMMSSANILMGLLWNDFTGFFKQQETDEIDDVLSKKYDHYKVEKNLIVQGVAYLVAIIK
- a CDS encoding helix-turn-helix transcriptional regulator, giving the protein MAVLLLAVHLTSVVVGFIVLFMSIFICLRFKIRDLAFFIALQFVLIVHLSIVIAFREGINLGWTITESQIYLLKRMVYLLLSLIISIVYLLFSYLVYRPLQRWRWIGSGVLQILYTLIIFSPVFEIPATRTPLWGYYAFNFILSAQFIWTYRRIFTKRKFLDDKNMIRISNIFLVISPMAMLYYYFLELSGRFFLVQPVSQGYSLPIPLLFILANIAVILYGFTRFTVKPMEISGTSFDNPGMTKKYGLSEREAEIMKYLCKGLSNKETGKKLFISELTVKTHVRNIYRKLGIKNRLELLDKVSRFKE
- a CDS encoding PP2C family protein-serine/threonine phosphatase yields the protein MSKNPLLGFLDNLLNLGVSSKDEIQKVRLIRQVNGLNIFYIFLALGIGLLTIFVTKNSFLLSMIQFVAALLYLINYILNSRGNLRLASILTIHIFEWHLFLAMILTFSWNSPIIYILVLHPLLAALVEVSLFRHLIISLSQGLILFGLNFFVPGFQVEVNKLFILDAASMEVMKILSVFVIPIMAAVIINIIYQENVRARAKQKMLTDELSDANKQLGQYASQLEDEASRLRVELQVAKKLQTMVLPSPEEISEIGELEIACIMRPADEVGGDYYDIIKMGERVIIAFGDVTGHGLHSGIIMMMAQTAIRTLAENNQEKPSKLISVLNRILYSNINRIKEEKNMTLCVMFYSPGGHYILSGQHESLILYRNDGKLEYIDTMDLGYYVGMLPDIDEMLKNYEFTLAPGEVMIIYSDGITEAENSEGEQFGLERLEKILQKHRGKSAEKIKYEIIKSVYNFMEGTEMYDDISLIVLKQK
- a CDS encoding GGDEF domain-containing protein codes for the protein MTKNKKDYIELHLKLSAEILKNEQLQEENSRLKEQGENLRILYITTLEQVTRIENNLEEKIKKTGGELSEESACINENVRDLHEKYAQQFEINEQLLEEIKFLKKDNEKLRLLFVSTTEFSSDMENEQDVKYIEANRQAITDPLTGIYNRVKFDKAVLQEIEKMKKSDYQFHIIMFDIDRFKQINDTYGHEAGDKVLLGITGIVNKLIRKNDIFARWGGEEFMILLPDTDKNSADTISERTRSKIETAVFELDGQVTCSFGVTEYRPHESVSTFIKRVDKAMYQAKHQGRNRVVSL
- a CDS encoding helix-turn-helix transcriptional regulator is translated as MPVFQLTVHLISIIIGIIVLIFASIIAFKFRIKEAGYYAVIQMLLVVYFIIDLVYRRGEFFGWIITGKTPFWFENALYIFLILINTGIEMFFRYVLLKEKKPVYLITAIALFTINTFIVASPYFIDAVSNTPSGGYYIFWAILLMVFIYTFCDMLIHYKKINDPRVSRTVFIFSLFLIAAAGIQIIKDYNQFFLEFDSKISGINILHSLLFILWNIVIMGFANHYFTAKTIVFPVIKITAPKISKEFHLSERETEIIARLCLGYSNREIGEQLFISDLTVKTHVRNIYQKLGVKNRLELLDKVSLFKD